The Musa acuminata AAA Group cultivar baxijiao chromosome BXJ2-2, Cavendish_Baxijiao_AAA, whole genome shotgun sequence genome contains the following window.
CTGATGAGTTCATTGCCGACATGCTTAGCGGCCGCTGCTTCTGCTTTGCCAGAAACCATTCCACCTTTGCTGGTCTTTGGCATGACTTCGCGAATGACTTTCTGGTCTTTCCCAGTCTTCTCTGAAAGCGAGAATGAGAGAATACCCTATTTAGAACTCAGATGCTTCCGTGACCGCACGTCAGTTCTTAATTGATTGAAAGGATGAAAGAATGCTTACCATTGTTGGAAGATTTTGGGCTCAGCTTTCGCTGTTTCGAAGGTTCGGCAGCAGGCGAGTTGTTGATTGCAGATGCGTCATCATCTGTCTTGCAGGAAGGACTCATTTCCTGGCCATCTCTCTGCTTTGGAGAATACAAGAAAGTATGGTAGGATTGCACAAATCGATGTTTGTTAAACTTGTGTGTTCATAGTTCTCATCTAAATAAGCATCACAATAATTGAGTAAAATTCCTGAGATTAGTTTGGCCATCTTCTGCATCGAACGCTTTCTTTTGAGTAATCTCTATATGGCTGACCAATTCATGAGCTCGAAAAAAATTGAATGGCATGAAAGGGAATACCTTGACCTTGGTCATCTTTCGAGCTGGTTTTGCTGCAGCTGTTCTCTTTTCTGCTGCGGCATTGGTGGAATTCCGTGATACCATTTCCCTCTGGGGTTTCATCATACTCTTCTGCTGTGTCGCCCCTGCTTTCATGGCAATGCTCTTTGCAGAAGCTGGTCTTTTGTTGGGCTCGGTAGATGCTGTTGTAGCTTTCTTGGCCTGAGATAACGGAGCTGCCGCAGCTTTGAGGCCTTTTCTGCTTTGAGGAGTCGTTCGATCTAACAATGACATCTGTCCCTGATAGCTTCTCTTGTGAAGATTCGCTTCCTTCTTCTGCTGTCCATGGCATACAGAAGCTGGCAATTTACTCTTCTTGGACGACTCTACTTTGCTCTTCTTCGAGCTCACTGCTTCTTTTCTCACCGATTCATGTGCTAGCTCCCGTCTTCTGTTTGCAATGACCTCGTCATGCTCCACCTTGGTGGCTTCGATCGACTCCTGGCTTGAAGACGGACGAGAAGGAAGGAGCTCATGCTGCTCCCCTCTCTCGGGTAACTGCATTGCCTTAACAGTCGATGGGTCTTCTTCATCCATATGGAATCTTTTACTGTAGCGTTCATCTGCTGAAGTATCGTTTGAATCCGACTGATTTCGGCAACCTATTTCTTGGCCTCTCTTCACGAGCCGCTCGATCTTTTCTCGTTCGATGATGCTCCGTAGAGTCACTCTCTCCGGTTTCGGACTCTGCTTAGACAACAGCAACCTTCCTGCCTCAGGCTTCCCAACATGAAACATTGATCTTGGTGCATTTAGATTCTCCCTGATCTGTTCCTTTCGTATGGTTTCGGCAGCTTCTGCAGGGACTTCTTCCAAGCCCATCAGCCTTGCAATCAGGCTCGGAGCTTTCATCTTCACTGGCTGCTCCGAGGCAGCGGTAgaattctttcttcccccctcTGTCTCATGATAGGATGAACCGAGTGCACTTCTGAAatacactcccaatgaccggctggAAGACGTCTTCTCGTCGTCGGAAGAGATTTGCAGTAGATTCTGACCATGGAGACCCTCTCCGATCACCTTCTTCATCCCCTCACCGCAACTCCTCCATGAAAGACTACTGCAGAGCTTCTCTTCCTGCAGCCTACAGCTGTAACTGTTCACTGCGTACCTATGTGGCTGCTCTAACTCATGACCGATGTGTGCTCCCTCCATGAATTCTCTCTGGCGAGGAATCGTCTTCTTCGATTGAAGCTTCAGTGATTCCTGAGCGTCCAAAGCATCCTTCAGATGACCGTTGCCGATACATTTCGATCCTCCATCAAGATTTGCCACCCCGAACCATGTGTTGATCATGTGACTCAGCTTGCGAGCTGGTTTGGATACCTCCAACAGCTGCACGTCACTGTTCTCCCTGGAGGGGAGGCcattgcctcctcttcttcttaccATCAAAAGGAGTGCAATCCAGGCCTCGACAACCTCTCCAGGGAATCCACCACCCGCAGAAGTCAATTGTTTGTTTCTGCCGACAAGAACAGGATCATTAAAACCCATAAGCTACTAACCTTAAATTGTCTGAGAACAAAATTCCAGTTGTCAAGGAAGAAAACAAATATTCCAGTAGAAGTGAAAAGCTATCTGGTTTTGGAACTCCACTAATTCTTGATCTGCACATATCATGACAAAATGACTGGCTATAATCTATATATGCGGGCTAACACTGGCTTCAAAGCGAGAAGTGGAGAGAACAGAGCTACCTGAAACAGGAGGCATATGAGCTGAGGGTGGAagccaagaagaaaaagaaaggtggCTGAAACCATCAGGAGCCCCCCATGCTGCTGTGTCTCCACTCCCGGTTTGACTCCTTGAGATCACAAACGTGTCACGTTAACTCCCTCTCTGTCTCAGTGAAACAGCAGATTTAGGTTTCTTGCTACCTGCTGGTCTTCTCACAGACTGAGCTCATTGAATCCCAGTAATGTTGGTGGGTCAAAGTTGGCGTAATGAGTGAGAAAGGAGAACACAGAGATCTGAAGACTTTTGCTGTTTGCTAGCAGTGTTTGCCTTTTCCTTCGCTTCCATTTTAATACGAGAGAGTTCATGAAGTTAATTCCCTGTCATGAGCACATCGATCGCTGTGGGGCTAATCTGAATCATGGATTCTTGTTGAGATGTCTTCTTCTTTTTCAAGGAAGAAGGGAGGATTTGGACCACCCAAAGTTTATTAGTGAATGTTCCCTTAAAACATGTAATTAATGCAAGAGTTCTTCCCAGAGCTTCATTAAAACAGGAAAGGTTCTGCCACAAGAAACTCTTGCGGCGATGTGAAGCAATGGTTTCCATGCACTTAGAGGAATATGGTAACGACATGGAAATACTACATGATGGAATGAAATAGGAACTCGATATCTCAGGTCTGATCTCAAACATAAGTTGCCATCATTACAAGCCTCCTTTGTCTTTTGTTCCTACTCATTGTTGTTTGATGGAGCAGTAGGAGATGGATAATTCTCAGTATTTTCTTTTTACCTGCACctcttttcttttactttctCTTTTGGTGTGGTCCATGACATGTTGGAAAGCTGGTCGAGCAGCACATCAATGCATCTGAGAAAAGATACGTAGCTGCATTGGCAGTGGTGACAGTTTGCCGGGGTAGTCCCATCTCCTTTGCTCTGTCTTCTTCCATTTGCCATCTGAGTAACTAGGCTGTCAATCTTCAAGCTCTGCAGGCCCACAAGTAGCATGCAGTGCAAGGAAAGCAGAACTCGTTTGCTTGAGCTAGCAATCATGAGCTTTCCTGCTGAACTATCAATACCACCATGAGAATTCATCAGCCTCCCTACACCAATCAAAGGAAGATGACACTCTAAAGCTCGGGA
Protein-coding sequences here:
- the LOC135582546 gene encoding uncharacterized protein LOC135582546 isoform X1 is translated as MGFNDPVLVGRNKQLTSAGGGFPGEVVEAWIALLLMVRRRGGNGLPSRENSDVQLLEVSKPARKLSHMINTWFGVANLDGGSKCIGNGHLKDALDAQESLKLQSKKTIPRQREFMEGAHIGHELEQPHRYAVNSYSCRLQEEKLCSSLSWRSCGEGMKKVIGEGLHGQNLLQISSDDEKTSSSRSLGVYFRSALGSSYHETEGGRKNSTAASEQPVKMKAPSLIARLMGLEEVPAEAAETIRKEQIRENLNAPRSMFHVGKPEAGRLLLSKQSPKPERVTLRSIIEREKIERLVKRGQEIGCRNQSDSNDTSADERYSKRFHMDEEDPSTVKAMQLPERGEQHELLPSRPSSSQESIEATKVEHDEVIANRRRELAHESVRKEAVSSKKSKVESSKKSKLPASVCHGQQKKEANLHKRSYQGQMSLLDRTTPQSRKGLKAAAAPLSQAKKATTASTEPNKRPASAKSIAMKAGATQQKSMMKPQREMVSRNSTNAAAEKRTAAAKPARKMTKVKRDGQEMSPSCKTDDDASAINNSPAAEPSKQRKLSPKSSNNEKTGKDQKVIREVMPKTSKGGMVSGKAEAAAAKHVGNELISTTTRADKVEHLEALLLSCQSFLLHADELTLDAHTPTNHGKLDWDEVDKDAKLYVGCAEELIERKRQHAELSGHHPMSLTHRWSRTEHASLDQIVGEISKGIGRLAKYSEADDDVTYRDSLYVRLERDLRSKDMLTNAMWDVGWRNGICMEEAYNVVSKVEEHIVSALVEKVAMELVDAIFVGDCSPN
- the LOC135582546 gene encoding uncharacterized protein LOC135582546 isoform X2: MVRRRGGNGLPSRENSDVQLLEVSKPARKLSHMINTWFGVANLDGGSKCIGNGHLKDALDAQESLKLQSKKTIPRQREFMEGAHIGHELEQPHRYAVNSYSCRLQEEKLCSSLSWRSCGEGMKKVIGEGLHGQNLLQISSDDEKTSSSRSLGVYFRSALGSSYHETEGGRKNSTAASEQPVKMKAPSLIARLMGLEEVPAEAAETIRKEQIRENLNAPRSMFHVGKPEAGRLLLSKQSPKPERVTLRSIIEREKIERLVKRGQEIGCRNQSDSNDTSADERYSKRFHMDEEDPSTVKAMQLPERGEQHELLPSRPSSSQESIEATKVEHDEVIANRRRELAHESVRKEAVSSKKSKVESSKKSKLPASVCHGQQKKEANLHKRSYQGQMSLLDRTTPQSRKGLKAAAAPLSQAKKATTASTEPNKRPASAKSIAMKAGATQQKSMMKPQREMVSRNSTNAAAEKRTAAAKPARKMTKVKRDGQEMSPSCKTDDDASAINNSPAAEPSKQRKLSPKSSNNEKTGKDQKVIREVMPKTSKGGMVSGKAEAAAAKHVGNELISTTTRADKVEHLEALLLSCQSFLLHADELTLDAHTPTNHGKLDWDEVDKDAKLYVGCAEELIERKRQHAELSGHHPMSLTHRWSRTEHASLDQIVGEISKGIGRLAKYSEADDDVTYRDSLYVRLERDLRSKDMLTNAMWDVGWRNGICMEEAYNVVSKVEEHIVSALVEKVAMELVDAIFVGDCSPN